The genomic interval ACAGTGTGAGAGAATACAAACAGATTATTATCAGGCATAGTGACAAAGCAATTATTGTCACAAGAGACTCAGAAAGTCTCTTTCTACagaagaaaatgaattaattttatgAGCTGAACGACAGCTTCTTGTGTGAAGGAACATATTTGTGCtttgaaaaaatgtaatatcatGTACTATatttagattatattatatactgagCCACTACTGCCCCACATGCTAAACATATTTAAGTATGTGTCAAAAAAGTAATGAAGCTATGCATAAATTAAGGCTTGCGAATGGGAAAGTAAGTCATGGTTCATCAGATCACCTATACAACTCACCCACTCATAAATTGTCTGATCGCCAGCTGCCCTGCAGTGGGATTCAGTCTACTTGAGCCTTATTGGCATTGAACCAGCCACTACAGCTGCATGCTATAATTTTCCCATAAACCTCTGACTCACTGCTGCTCATACAATCTATATGTATTGCAGAAATTgttaaaaactaaaacattCAAATTTATATATTGAATTTCAAAATATACTCAGCTATGTGAAAGCTTCTTACCTTTATTGTTTTTACTGGGATAGATCCTTGTGAATTGTCTGTACTCGTCTGGGGGAGGCAGATCCTCAACAGGATGGAAAGAGTACCTAGACTCAAACTCATCTGAAGAAACAAGCAGCAGACATGAGAAGAGTTTCATATTTTATCTAGTAAAGAAATCTATGCTACATAAATTGTACAAATGGCATACattgtttgcatttttaaacTCATTTTCAGGAACATGCTTATTATTTCCTGTAAACGACTTCCTACTTATCTCACATCTGCATATCAGtaacaaaagcaaataaagtATCCTGGATGGTTTGGAAGAAGAACATACACTTCCTTATCTATTTTCTAATCTGTCCAACCATGAGCTTCATCTAGAAGTAGGAAAGGAAGGTATTATTCTAGGACCATGGCATCATAGACATGTTTCTGCCAAACTGAACTGATTTCAAAAGATGTTTGAATTCTGAACATGCTCTGTTTTAGGTTAGATACAGGAGGAACTGCAGAAGCCTGATTTGAATTCCTCAGAGATCATTTGACTGCAGTGCTATTTCCTGATTCTGATCATGTCCAAAGTTCAGGGAAAATGATCAGCTACTAATTATTGGCcttgtactcacacacacatagcagtcTCACATACATTAAGAACTGGTTTTGTAATATTCTGCTCAATACAGTCCTAAATATCCAGAATATTCAACTAGAAGTATAAAAACACGGACTAAGAAGTAtccatgttaaaaaataaagaagagtAAAATGCTGATTTAAATGCCAAAATATCAccaagttaaattttttaaatgggcacttttgcattttaatgacaGTTATAAACAATTATGACATGAACATGTGATAAATGTCACTTATTTCACTTCACTTATGTCACTTTAACTAGATGTGTAAATAATAGcttgaaagaaaaacacacaatttactGGGACAGCTGTAATCATCAGTGGTATTGTGTGTTCACATAAACGGCACTGAACTTCACAGTGTTGCTAACTGTCTTTGTATGTTGTAGGATATAATGTCACTCCAGTGGAACAACAAGGCCCAAAATGCTCCAGTATGACAATGCACAAAGCGAGCTGCATGAAGACATGGCctgttaaggttggagtggacGAATTTGCGTGTCCTCACTGAAGacctttggaatgaactggaacactgactgtaccccagacctcctcaacTTATACAGTGCCTGATCTTATTAATTCTCTGGAAGTACAATAAACAAATCCTTATATGAAAGACatcccagaagagtggaagtTAATACACTATAATGGCATAAAGAGGGGATTAAATCTTGAATTGTGCAGTCAACAAGCacgtgtgatggtcaggtgtccacaaacatttcatttactttccagcatttggcggacgcccttatccagagcaacttacatttttgaGAACCTTTACAATATGCTAAAGCATACTCACCAGTGAAAGTCCTAGAGACAGACGTGTGTCCGTTGCGCacaggtggaggtggagggggATGTGATGTGGGTTGGCGACTGGAAGATAAGGGTGGTGGGGGCCTCCCTCGGCTTTCATAAGAATTATGAGAGGTACCACTTTGCACGCGGGctggtggaggaggagggggggCGTCACGAGTCCCATTCCGAGATGCAGAGGTGGGACCCTGGgaggctttattttatttaaatacaaacatgaTGCATGgtgatttacaaaaaaacccacaaacaataCATTCTTTCTAAGCATCAATATTTATGAAAGAAAATAACAGCTAGTTACCTGGTCTGCGTCCTGGAGGGTCTCgagctggtggtggtggtcgaCTGCTTtgttggggtgggggtggtgggggtggAGCTTGACTACGAGCATTCGGATTAGACCTCCTGTTTAGCGAGTTCCGCCTCTGTGGCAGCTCAGGGGGTGGATCCCCGTTAGCCACTGGAGGAGGCTGTCGGtatggaggaggaggtggtaGAGCTGAAGAAAGCACAGGCGAAGAGCGAGAAGTAGGTCTTGACAGGACATCACGTGCaggtgatggaggaggaggGGCTCTGTTCATACTTTGTGGTGGGCTGGGCTTCTCTACCCCATAAGAGCGGCCTGAGCTCTGACTGGGGGTGGGAGGTGGGTTATTGCCACGTCGATTAAAAGgcggagggggaggaggagcgGAGTTGTTGGGTTTTGGAGTACTTCCACCGCTGCTCGGTTTCGAAATGTCAGGTAGCGAAGGGCGAGGATTCTTAGGTGGCAAAATGGGTGAGGTGCGTTCTTCGTTGGGAAGCTGGCTCGTAGGACGTGGTGCAGCAGGTCGTGAACCTGGAGGCCGCAGTGCCGCTCTGCCAACAGTGCCATCTGGAAAGAGATATATGATGCCATCAATGCATTTACTGAGTTTGTCCAGAGTTGGACAAACAGAGTTGAATGGTGTAAAATGTCTCaaagaaagtttttttcttccaaTTTCCTTCTTCAAATTATGTCAATTGctaatataatgtaatttatttgacacaaaaaaaacaacaatcatgCATCAAAACAAGTTAGACCCTCAATTTTAATCTGCAAAATTATAGACCTTTGTCCTAAACAAAACATCTTCTTGATGCAATAAAAGGAATGCTTCAGGCATCGTTACCACTCATGGGAGATTTCACATGTTctctccaggttctctggttttctcccatGTCACAAAGCCCAATTAATAGACTGGTTAATGCAAATTGCCCCTAGGTCTGTATGAGTTTCTGAATGTGTATGTGGTGCCCCGCCCCGTGTCGTGGTTTTTCCAATACACCATGGGTAAGATGCACTCAGTACTCCCATAACAGGCTACAGATGTACCACATCCCTGACCAGGATCAAGTGATTACTGCggacaaatgaatgaaaagtttcTAAAAAGTTTTTAAAGCATCAAAATATGGCAGAAACATTTGTGACTGACATGTGACTTATATGTAATAGACGATACATTTCATCAGAGATTTATGCAAAGTAAACCAGCATTTCTGGAACTgtgtattgttttaataatctGGAAAGAGTTCTGTTTCATAAATAGAGAATTATTAGACAAATAAGTTGTTGAAATGTTGATGATGACGGAAAGTCTCTATGAAAGACCTTATAAAGCTACCTCCCACTGGACGAAGTTTAGGCACTCCTCCGCTAAACAGGCCTCCCATTGGCATTGGTCCAGAACTGCCACCAAAGccccctccacctcctcctccacctccacttCCTCCTCCACCCCCTGCAGGTTCTGTAAAggcacgtgcacacacagacatacacacctcAGTTGGATGATTAACCATAAGGAAGGTCTAGTCAAACATTAAAGTTACGGCTATAATAAGTTCTCTGTTGTTCACTGCTCTTATCTCAGCAACCTACTATCAAGAGCTGGTGCACTTCTGTCATTGACATTTGTGACTCTTTTCAGCCTGGTCCCTTTGCATATGTCTGACAATAAGGCTCCTCTTCCTTTAGCTTCGTTGGCTGATATCTTGGGAGGGGTAGAATTTgcctgtaaaaaaagaaaattcaagcTGGAGACAGgttcaaatcaaaacaaaactaaatcaCTTATCAgccataatattttattttgtgtcaaTGATCACGATAACAGAATGGCAACCGGATAATGTTCTGGACTCTGCATGAATAAGAAATGAAGTGGTGTTAGTGAACGCAGAGAGTAAGAGACTGTAGTGAAGCCCATCTGTACTGCATCTACCTGGCTGAAGGTAGGGGGAGGTGGAGGTcccggtggtggtggtggaggaatAGGCATATTGTTGTTTCTCCAAGACTGATGATCACCTCAGTCTTAGCAACTGTATTTCTGCTCACAAAAGCTCTGCAAAGAcaaaacatttaatcatttttttatactcaagtggtggtgtgtgttgtaaaaACGTGGGATCTGAATATActctaaaatgaaaatgtaaaatatttacatgtacCTGAAGCCAGACTTTTAGAAATAAGGATACTAGACTGTATTTCCTTTTCTACAAAATGGTACCCTTACATGTacctttaaatctttaatataAAACTAATTAAAGTCCACTAATGTAGccttaattctttttaaatgtacactATTTCCATACATCCAGGTGAAAGACGTTGCATATTAAAGGATTAAAACCCCATCGTCAAGAAAAGTAGCAGCgagtacttttattttttttgagaatgtgtaaataattaaacagaGCTTTGACATTGGATGTGCCAAAGTAGTTGAGTCATGTTTTTTTACATGCAAAAAAACCTAAAACTCAAAAAAGCTCTGGTTGTTTCTGAAGATTTCCGCTTATCCCTAAACTTCCCATAACCAGTCTGATAGGATACCGATGAGGCCTTCAATACAGCTTTACTTTAAAGTATGaacatttctctctcacatATATCTTCTATATGTGCAAGATACCCGAGGATACGAGTGATACACCACTTTGTTAGTTCCAAGCGGAATGTTGTTAAGCAGGATCACCAGCAACAGAGGTGTGAAGTTGGAAACAAGAAATGCAGCTCAGGTGATTCAACATGCCATGTTCGGT from Tachysurus vachellii isolate PV-2020 chromosome 1, HZAU_Pvac_v1, whole genome shotgun sequence carries:
- the wipf2a gene encoding WAS/WASL-interacting protein family member 2; its protein translation is MPIPPPPPPGPPPPPTFSQANSTPPKISANEAKGRGALLSDICKGTRLKRVTNVNDRSAPALDKPAGGGGGSGGGGGGGGGFGGSSGPMPMGGLFSGGVPKLRPVGDGTVGRAALRPPGSRPAAPRPTSQLPNEERTSPILPPKNPRPSLPDISKPSSGGSTPKPNNSAPPPPPPFNRRGNNPPPTPSQSSGRSYGVEKPSPPQSMNRAPPPPSPARDVLSRPTSRSSPVLSSALPPPPPYRQPPPVANGDPPPELPQRRNSLNRRSNPNARSQAPPPPPPPQQSSRPPPPARDPPGRRPASQGPTSASRNGTRDAPPPPPPARVQSGTSHNSYESRGRPPPPLSSSRQPTSHPPPPPPVRNGHTSVSRTFTDEFESRYSFHPVEDLPPPDEYRQFTRIYPSKNNKAMTRGAPPAPPVGR